GGACCTTGGCAGTGAAGCGGTCAAAGGCATCGCGATTCATGCCATGCAGGCGCATGACCTTGGCCCGCTTGGCCAGCTCGGCATTGCGCGTCACCAGCATGCCTCCCTCGCCCGTGGTCATGGTCTTGTTGGCGTAGAAGCTGAACACCGTGGCATCGCTGCCCATGGTGCCGATCAGCTCCTTCTCCAGCGTGGTGGGCAGGGCATGGGCGGCGTCTTCCAGCACGCGCAGACCGTGCTTGCGGGCGATGTCCAGGATGGCAATCATGTCCACCGCCAGGCCGGCGTAATGCACCGGAATGATGCAGCGGGTGCGGGGCGTGATGGCGGCCTCAACCAGGCGAGGGTCGATATTGAGGGTTGCGGGGTCGATGTCCACCAGCACCACGTCCGCACCGAGATAACGCACCACCTCGGCGGTGGCGGTGAAGGTGTGGGTGGTGGTGATGACTTCATCGCCGGGGCCGATACCCATGGCCTCCAGCGCCAGATGCAGGCCGGCGGTGGCGGAGTTGACGGCGATGCACTCGATCTCGGGCTCGCCAAGGAAGGCAGCGAAGTCCTGCTCGAAGCGCTTGGCCTTGGGGCCGGTGGTCACCCAGCCGGAGCGCAAGGTGTCCACCACCTCATGGATCTCGTCCTCACCAATTTCGGGCAAGGCAAAGGGCAGGAACGGCAGGGGCGACTCACTCATGGCGGACATTTCAGACAGACGACGTTTTCTTCTCGATCACAGCCAGCACATGGGTGCGCAGCCAGGGGATGCTGTTGAACCAGCTGTAGGCCTGCGGATGCAGGCGGCAGACCCAGCGCGCCAGCGGCGGCGCCAGGGTCAGGCGTTGCCAGCGGATGGACTCCGCCTCAGGGAACAGGGCCCGCACACGCGCCAGCGGCACGCCGCGCACATCGGCATTGCGTGGATTGTCGACGATGAAGTCGTACCAGAGCACGGCGCCGCCCGGCTTGAGCCAGCGCCACATGGCCTGGGCCACAGCCTGCTGCACGCTGTCGCTCAGAATCGAGGAGAACACCGTGGACTGCAGGATCAAGTCCTGGCTCTGTGCCTCGATAGCCGCCGCCGAGGCATCGCCCTGGTGCAGCTGCAGCGCCGCGGGCAGAAACTCGCGCGCAGCGGCGTGCCGCTCGGGCAGCAACTCGACGCCCTGCAGATGCTCGGGCCGCAGGCCCAGACGCAAAAACTCCAGCAAATTGCCACCGGCGCCGCAGCCCACCTCGGTCAGCCGCCAGTCGGCCACGGCGCCGGGCCGCACCGCCAGCTCACGCAGCAAG
This region of Paucibacter aquatile genomic DNA includes:
- a CDS encoding DegT/DnrJ/EryC1/StrS family aminotransferase; translated protein: MSESPLPFLPFALPEIGEDEIHEVVDTLRSGWVTTGPKAKRFEQDFAAFLGEPEIECIAVNSATAGLHLALEAMGIGPGDEVITTTHTFTATAEVVRYLGADVVLVDIDPATLNIDPRLVEAAITPRTRCIIPVHYAGLAVDMIAILDIARKHGLRVLEDAAHALPTTLEKELIGTMGSDATVFSFYANKTMTTGEGGMLVTRNAELAKRAKVMRLHGMNRDAFDRFTAKVPSWYYEIVAPGFKYNLTDIAAALGIHQLKRIQAFQARREQIAAAYNEAFADLPLILPPKAVEGDVHSWHLYVLRLSDAAKIERDAFIEAMFAAGIGCSVHYIPLHLQPYWRDRYGLAPEQFPHSQKAYERSFSIPLYTAMSDADVQRVIAAVRRIALA
- a CDS encoding class I SAM-dependent methyltransferase, which translates into the protein MIQRQTELDAIAQRYQRRATAGLGDRYSLLRPEVWQMLQERQRALLRELAVRPGAVADWRLTEVGCGAGGNLLEFLRLGLRPEHLQGVELLPERHAAAREFLPAALQLHQGDASAAAIEAQSQDLILQSTVFSSILSDSVQQAVAQAMWRWLKPGGAVLWYDFIVDNPRNADVRGVPLARVRALFPEAESIRWQRLTLAPPLARWVCRLHPQAYSWFNSIPWLRTHVLAVIEKKTSSV